ATGACGGgagaagaacaacaacaattctATTAACATAGACAACAGCTATTTACAAGACTCTATTCAGCAGATTCGAAGCTGATTTTTTCGCTGCAAGCATCGCTTGTTCCGGAGAGAAAgcgaaaacttgaaaaacgaAAGCAGATCGCCGAATCGACTATGCGTAAAGATAGCATCCGAATAGAACACACATATGTGGGTCGGGTAAAGGTGGTTTTTAATGGAATCGCAAACTTTTCCCACATCTTCAGCTCTAACAACTGCGAAGACGTCAGGGTGGTGAAAGCTGTGTCTTACAAAACGAATAGCAGTAAGAGGAGAATGGCGGAGATGCTCAgcgttgaagaaaatgaacacaGTTTTCAGTTAAACCATGCGGGCGATGTCCGATGATTTCTTCTGTTCGCCACTAGACTGCGAAGGAGCGCGAAGAATCGAAGGTCGCATCGAGTGAATTGTAGATTGTACGGTCAACTGAAATGCTATTTCCTCGAAAAACCGTCcgaaaaaactagaaacaaacaaattaataaaagcCCGAAAATAAGCATTTGAAtcaaattccaaagaaaaaggcACGAAATAACCCCACATAAGAAATTATGCATCATTTTATACTTGAACCTCACTAcagatcttttttctctgaaattcaattctttgcaaattttgagaaaaaaatttggtgtTTTTTACACTTCAGGTAAAAATAAGATATATGACAAACTGAGCCTACTAATTCCCTTGACCAAAAAATTTTAGGGAAgcaaaaggcaaaaaaagaaaaaaatttcgcaaGCGCTCCTCTTGTATATTTCCTGCTAAGTTTAGACGAAGACTAAGCAATATCAAAATCTTTCTTCACATCAATAGAGCAAAATTTATGACATATTAGCCTTCGTCTCAATCAATTGCacgaaaaagatcaaaaactttcaaaaacgaaaaagtctcactactttttttcacactttttttacaCCCGGAAACTTCTACACACGAATGGATCGCGGACTGCCAGAAAAGAGATACCGTTAGAATAAAGCGGGAGCGCGGGTATTTGtacacaaaaaataataacaaaacaataataataacacaaaaataaaagaaaaacaataatgttcaaaatgttaaaaaacTATGAATAAGGTGagcagaaaatcagaaaaggaATTCTTAAAAGCAGCCCACCCTAATTTTCTGGAGCTATAATAAATGCAGCCCTTATTGTTTGCTATAATTCGAAAAAggtgcaaaaacaaaacacaatgAACCTGCTCGTCAGCCTCTGGTACAACGCTGAGCTTCTTATCACTCATTTTGCGCTGTGCATTCAATTGTAAGTAGACGGAAGAAACGGACTTCACCAGTTCCTTAAAAAATTCGTTTAAATTGGAGGGGCAGATTAGACTGCGTTGAGCTCTCGCCCTCTTCATGGAAATCGCTTGCATCGCTGAATTCAAGAGAGGGGAGACAAAGTTATTGACCACGACATTGCTTGAGCCCCTAGTAACCAATATGCCAACATACCTGGTCATCATCACAACGGTTTATCAACTCCTTTGATTCGTGAGAAGACGAGTAACTCGAATCGCTTCTGAAAGAGAGTTCTAAGCACTGATTGATATTTACAAGTGTTTTCGACAACCATCATCATTACCTCTACTTCTTCTTTGTGAGTTAAATTTTGATATACGTATTTGTCATCAGAAGAAGAATGGAGATATACGAAAAAGATGGACAGCgcaattcaatttcaaacaaCATTATTAGCCCGGTATTGGCGAGTAGCACGGCATGCGCTCGCCCCATGGATCTATGCAAGGCGTGTTGAACGATTTAAAGCGACTTAAATAagatttggatttttctgaCTGGAATTGTTTGGACTAATCCCCTAAGAAGAATTTCGAAAATGATGAGATTGCTGTGGAGACTATTCATAATAAAAGCTAAATCTGCAGATCTCGCATGACAGATAAAGCGTACGGTACACAAAAGTCATAATTATGGACTTTTGTACTTTTGCAAATTCCTGTCTCGATTTCAAACATTAGCGAGGAGCTACTCACTCTAAAAGATGTTGCTAGCGGAGACACTGCTACGTATTCTCGGGAGTTGAATTGGCAGATTTAGAGTGTAGCTGATCTTGCAAGTGCTTACTGTTGCAAATGGAAGAATTCGGTACAGCCCGGTCAAGAAAACGTGACTCTTCGTATTCAGGGTACTCAACCGTTCGCTGCTGACTTTGAGCGCAACATTGTAGCGCAGCTCGATTCTAGCCCGAGAGCGAGAACTACGCGAGGGTCTCACCGGACAAATATCCACTGTAGATTCGTCGGAAGTACAGTGGAATGCAGGACGGGGTATGGTAGATTTTTAAGGATTGGTAATCATTATTTGGTTTTAGGGCTTGGTAATCTTTATCACTTATTACTGCATTGTTGCTATACCGATAAACCACTTGTGTACCACGTATAATGCAGAGACCCTGAAAGGGCACAGCGAGGAAACATGAGGGATAGGTAGCCCGAGGCACTCGAAGAGAGAGCTGAGACTTCGGGTATCAGGACCCTGTCATGCGCTCACATTATTTCAGAAGTGCTAGACTGTCATCTGACGAATAAGCTCAGCGCCAGACACGGAGTATTCGCGACAACTAGAGCGCAACAGCACTAAAAGTACGAGATAATTGTTCGGCGCATTCTATACAACCCTTCGCTTTCAAAACACGTTGACCTTTCATCTAAATGGAGAATTTGCAGCTTGtcgtaaagaaaaatgaggaaaactaGAGAGGATATGTATGCAATTGCTTtagtttttcattcaaattttagaattcttcaagttttttttttgaaattcataaTTGCTGAATATTGCATGTGACACTCCCTTGATCCAGAAAACTTCTCCACGCTTTCACTGTGAGCGAAACTACTGAGATGATCATACAAGAATGTTGAATGTCAAATGTCAACAAtgtgtttttctggattttttataAAACAAGTATTGCACAATGGTGTGAACTCTTAAGCCGTATACAATTGGAAATGTGTCCACTTAATGAAAAATCCTACCTATATTTCTAAAGGGTGACATAACAGCTGGAACTACTATACGTACAGCTTTCCCTTATTGCATTTTATCCTGTATAAAAGCAAATGGTAAACAAGCTGAACGTCAAATTCTCACAGATTATCAGCTTATTGACCGATTTGCTTATCACATCGAAATGCAAGCCGTGATATAACGGTGAACGAACAAAATGCGAACAGTCGTTGTACAGTAAAAGACGTCTTCAGAAttgcttcaaattttcaacattaaTGGACCGAATGGAACGGCGAAAACGCGCATCTCTTTCACTCACAATTCCGAGAATTTTAAGAGATGGGGAAGACTCAAAAACatgtaaaaaaattgcttgCACGAAGTCTCAAAATGAGGGCACAAATGgtgaacaacaataaaaagtcCTGAAAATCCTACAAATCTACTTATCCTACAAACTTGCCTAGAAGTGTTTAGGTCAAAATTCACgaaactatagtcgggtcaatacgacatgaaacacgagtgtagttgcggtacATTCGCGTACGCtctcgaaatggcgcggtggaggcagcagttggaatcaagttgggaccgtcgcaaactgcagcgatgagtggtgccagcaaggatttcgcCACGGTCCTAACcaccacgctccaccgaagcgcctcgaaagaagccgcgtacgcaattgcgtacgtgcttcatgtcgttttgaccctactatagtgtTGGGATGTTTCCATGATTAAATGGTAGtgtgtagttcacgaatataagcatgatcatgatcagcTTCCGCTACTTGTTTGAGTTACATCAGCTGGATTGTGGGCGTCGAACGACGGCGGAATTGTTAGTGATCTATCGCGTAACAAGTTGCACTGTAGGAGGGACCGCTGCAACAAGGCTGTTTCACgccttttctggattattggGTGGAACTGAGTGCAATCAAGCTCATAATCCATCCCACAAAGTTGCGAAGAGATTCCAAGGTCGTTAATTTCGTTATATGTTGTCTTTTGTAGCAacttaaaggaaattttcttcattttgtcaGAGCGCATAAGTCTTTCTCTGACGTATTTTCCAAGACTTCGGGTGGTCTGGCGGCTCTGTACACTTCCGATATCCCGAATTCCTGGAGCTCTGGCGGGAGTTGCGGGTTTTAATTGTAGTACTTGTGAGCTACGCTCAAGCTCCCATCTACTGTTGGAGAGATCTCAGTTTAGATTTCAATTGAGACATTCCCTGACCCAGAAATCCTCAGGCACTTTTCATTGCCCACTTGAGAGAGGGAAAGAGAGAGAATGTGTTAGCTTGAAGGTCATGACGTTCTCTTTGCTTAAACCCGACTTGTACTGAAGAAATCCACGAAATAGGCATCGTACAGACTCCTGATAACAGTCTGCGTTGGCGATAAAGACGCGTAAAACGCGGACTCTCTTGCACCTACTCAACTTGACTAGAGAATCGTGGAGAAAAACAACGCATGCAGTGTAATTAAATCAACAAGTCTTATAAGCGTTATGCAAACGAATGCCAGTTCCTGCTGAGGCAATAGGAGTTTTTCCCTGAAATCTTCTTAGAAGcgattctttttgttttaaacgTCATTTCAAGACTAATAGCGTAGCGGCTGCTCTTTCCCATGTTAAATGTGACGCTCAATAGAATTTTCTACGTTGAGATCTCTTATGTAGTTTTATAACATCAAAAACTCGGTGCACCTTTTACAAAAACACAGAAGAGGTGGATCAACAAGATCGGTGTAGTTTATCCGAcgaagcaactttttacacAAACAGTGAAATGAAAGTGCATCGAGTGAAATTCATCCTCAGTAAGGACGTAAAAATGTGCTTCGTCGGGTGAACTCATCTACTCGGATATTCGTGGTATATCTGATCCCTGCATTTCTAGGACACGCTTGGATCGGAAAGAGGGATGGGAGCGTTTGTGCTGCCATACCTGTTGCACACTGCGTTCCGAACGCTTTCCAATGCTAGATAGAAGCGAACATAAAGAACTGCCTgtgctttttttgtggaacttGAAGATTGagatgaaaatgaacaaaaaaaaaccccagaGTCCTTATGTTCTGTCCTTTCATAATTTCAGTTCTTCACGCAAAGCAGAGAATTCTTACTTTACGCAATTCTGACTGCAAAAACTTACAAGGCGAGTGGAACTAAAAGCTACAGTTAGTTAGTATCCTCCTGCACGATCTCGGtcctctgcaaaaaaaaacaatgcctAAACGGAGTGGAAAACGAGAAGAGTTTAGGGTATCTTCCAGTTGAAAATGTACTTATATGAAGTTTTGTATGGCGTATTCTAACATTCTTACCAgttaaaaatcaagaaaatcgGCGATTTCCCTTCGACAATTCTCGTCATTCTTATGGCATATTTAGTTTCGCAGCTGGACAGAAGAACACACAGAAGATTATGAAtggaattttaaatttgtaaattACTAACCTCGATCCAGAAAGAAA
This Necator americanus strain Aroian chromosome Unknown Necator_2022.05.29.01.07, whole genome shotgun sequence DNA region includes the following protein-coding sequences:
- a CDS encoding uncharacterized protein (NECATOR_2022.05.29.01.07.G58.T2); amino-acid sequence: MDELLAIIVIVILCCVMFFAWLVSMATCPDAMVSFLSGSRSDSSYSSSHESKELINRCDDDQELVKSVSSVYLQLNAQRKMSDKKLSVVPEADEQLTVQSTIHSMRPSILRAPSQSSGEQKKSSDIARMV